The following proteins come from a genomic window of Gynuella sunshinyii YC6258:
- a CDS encoding RHS repeat-associated core domain-containing protein has product MPSVNLGSCLTFCPLAFKTHGKRSATPGCYRPNYKRYHTHNQPDLWYQYAERYVWNGGNLIQTWHIDCNLNNRTFQQYYLYEPYSHKPVGLYDYELGLLDIEADHLGTAKALYSHETGEQLWATEHEVYGKTKNSQSHKTHPRNGFAVDPKLRFAGQYEDIETGLYQNFNRYYDPRTGRYISHDPIGLAGGLNVYQYCPNPIEWIDPLGLSCKEYTGLQWNDGKLGEYDADWRGSSKIQSDAIEEAFKQTGYTRDQFEISKWGKDRYGKTFPVEWTGPDGAEVNIDWPHYGVNRKGEWVTGPDAPHVGWQVGRKQTKKVGHILLDEVMVNR; this is encoded by the coding sequence TTGCCCAGCGTAAACCTTGGGTCTTGCCTTACGTTCTGCCCACTTGCCTTCAAAACCCACGGCAAGCGTTCTGCCACTCCAGGCTGTTACCGTCCAAACTACAAACGCTATCACACCCATAACCAACCCGATCTCTGGTATCAATACGCAGAACGCTATGTCTGGAACGGCGGCAATCTGATTCAGACGTGGCACATCGATTGTAATCTCAATAACCGAACCTTCCAGCAATACTACCTCTACGAGCCTTACAGCCATAAACCGGTGGGCTTGTATGATTATGAACTGGGCCTGCTGGATATCGAAGCTGATCACCTCGGCACCGCCAAAGCCCTATACAGTCATGAGACTGGAGAACAACTCTGGGCGACTGAGCATGAGGTCTATGGTAAGACCAAAAACAGCCAAAGTCATAAAACCCATCCGAGGAATGGCTTTGCGGTTGATCCAAAGCTCAGATTCGCCGGGCAGTACGAAGATATCGAAACCGGGTTGTATCAGAACTTTAATCGGTATTATGATCCCCGGACCGGGCGGTATATCAGTCATGATCCTATTGGACTGGCTGGCGGATTGAATGTTTATCAGTATTGTCCGAATCCCATAGAATGGATTGATCCGCTGGGGCTGAGTTGTAAGGAGTATACTGGACTCCAATGGAATGACGGTAAATTAGGTGAATATGATGCAGATTGGCGCGGATCAAGTAAGATTCAAAGTGATGCTATCGAGGAGGCATTTAAACAAACAGGATATACCAGAGATCAATTCGAAATATCTAAATGGGGTAAAGATAGATATGGAAAAACATTTCCTGTTGAATGGACGGGGCCAGATGGAGCTGAAGTTAATATCGATTGGCCTCATTATGGCGTGAACAGGAAAGGAGAGTGGGTTACCGGGCCCGATGCCCCTCATGTTGGTTGGCAAGTTGGTAGAAAACAAACCAAAAAAGTTGGTCACATTCTGTTGGATGAAGTTATGGTTAATCGTTAA
- a CDS encoding RHS repeat domain-containing protein, with the protein MYDYELGLLDIEADHLGTAKALYSHETGEQLWATEHEVYGKTKNSQSHKTHPRNGFAVDPKLRFAGQYEDIETGLYQNFNRYYDPRTGRYISHDPIGLAGGLNVYQYCPNPVEWVDPLRLSCKEVPWSSASVKRAAEALERGETQVSVRNRQEAEEIFIGVFSGKGYHNAEAFNSVTAKEFFRTIDGKEPYYHWDDIPVSNIETKKVYMANHSPDDPHSAQPHLQLHPVDGKVIRIYWPSNF; encoded by the coding sequence TTGTATGATTATGAACTGGGCCTGCTGGATATCGAAGCTGATCACCTCGGCACCGCCAAAGCCCTATACAGTCATGAGACTGGAGAACAACTCTGGGCGACTGAGCATGAGGTCTATGGTAAGACCAAAAACAGCCAAAGTCATAAAACCCATCCGAGGAATGGCTTTGCGGTTGATCCAAAGCTCAGATTCGCCGGGCAGTACGAAGATATCGAAACCGGGTTGTATCAGAACTTTAATCGGTATTATGATCCCCGGACCGGGCGGTATATCAGTCATGATCCTATTGGACTGGCTGGCGGATTGAATGTTTATCAGTATTGTCCGAATCCGGTTGAATGGGTTGATCCGCTGAGGTTGAGTTGTAAGGAGGTTCCATGGTCGAGTGCGTCAGTAAAACGAGCAGCTGAGGCTTTAGAGCGTGGTGAAACACAAGTTTCTGTCAGGAATAGGCAAGAAGCTGAGGAGATATTTATAGGGGTATTTTCTGGGAAAGGATACCATAATGCAGAAGCCTTTAACTCAGTTACGGCGAAAGAATTCTTTAGGACGATAGACGGCAAAGAGCCTTATTATCACTGGGACGATATACCCGTTTCAAATATTGAGACAAAAAAAGTTTATATGGCTAATCATAGCCCTGATGATCCTCATTCGGCGCAACCACACTTACAACTTCATCCAGTAGATGGAAAGGTCATAAGAATTTATTGGCCTTCTAATTTTTAA
- a CDS encoding CTP synthase C-terminal region-related (seleno)protein, which produces METSIALVGDFSENIIAHQAINQTFELLANTDTPAKATWISTETITSAHDLNNYNGIWLVPGSPYQSLNGALTAIQHARTKGIPYFGSCAGFQHAIMEYCANVLGWEGVTHEEINETGQGLEIISKLSCSLMEESEQLLLATGSILARAYQADSFRGTYHCNYGLNPNYRDQLFNTHLTATAFNEQNDIRALELSNHPFFVATLFQPERSALKGQISPIIQAFIKAAANT; this is translated from the coding sequence ATGGAAACATCTATAGCCCTGGTCGGCGATTTTTCAGAGAACATAATTGCGCATCAGGCCATCAACCAAACCTTCGAGTTACTGGCAAACACCGATACACCCGCCAAAGCAACCTGGATAAGCACCGAAACCATCACCTCCGCCCACGACCTGAACAACTACAACGGCATCTGGCTGGTACCCGGCAGCCCCTATCAAAGCCTCAATGGTGCACTGACAGCCATTCAACATGCCCGGACAAAAGGTATCCCCTACTTTGGCAGCTGCGCCGGCTTTCAACACGCCATCATGGAATACTGCGCCAACGTACTCGGCTGGGAAGGCGTCACCCATGAAGAAATCAACGAAACCGGCCAGGGCCTCGAAATCATCTCAAAACTCAGTTGCTCACTGATGGAAGAATCAGAACAACTGCTCCTGGCCACCGGCAGCATACTCGCACGGGCCTATCAGGCCGACTCATTCCGGGGAACCTACCACTGCAACTACGGACTCAACCCAAACTACCGCGACCAACTGTTTAACACCCACCTGACAGCAACCGCGTTTAACGAACAAAACGACATCAGAGCACTGGAACTCAGCAACCACCCATTCTTCGTCGCCACCCTGTTCCAACCAGAACGCAGCGCCCTGAAAGGCCAGATATCCCCCATCATCCAGGCATTCATAAAAGCCGCCGCAAACACCTGA
- a CDS encoding DUF2947 family protein — MKDFALSWRFTDPIYNDLPEKDLASIVPIIPEQSANLWYRVVSKQSHIHLSDLGNYKYQVYIDTENEESGRKLLGKKILFDDDDDIIFFWSPKCSVITKWHTVKKYWTDFFYPDDDNTVFIGPCMLISYSEEQFFIYTNETDIQSIVLAI, encoded by the coding sequence ATGAAAGATTTTGCGCTGTCGTGGAGATTTACAGACCCAATATACAATGATCTTCCTGAGAAAGATTTAGCATCTATTGTTCCAATCATACCAGAGCAATCGGCTAACCTTTGGTATCGTGTGGTTTCAAAACAATCACATATTCATCTTTCTGATCTGGGAAACTATAAATATCAAGTTTATATTGATACGGAAAATGAAGAGTCGGGTCGAAAATTGTTAGGAAAAAAAATACTGTTTGATGATGACGATGATATTATTTTTTTCTGGTCACCAAAATGTTCTGTTATTACTAAATGGCATACCGTAAAAAAATATTGGACAGACTTTTTTTATCCTGATGATGACAATACTGTTTTTATAGGACCATGCATGTTAATCAGTTATTCTGAAGAGCAATTCTTTATCTATACAAACGAAACAGATATCCAATCTATTGTTCTGGCAATATGA
- a CDS encoding beta-L-arabinofuranosidase domain-containing protein: protein MTKNNTLMNGRYIIYSRFSGLAMDVEGKSSSNGANVWQWQYLGGSNQQFDIEHVGNNYYSIRAAHSGKSLDVYNFSKEPGGEIRQWDYWGGDNQLWSIESSGDGYFTIVSKLSGLALDLYQHSEVNGGDIRQWTPLNSSNQQWSLIPVVNRMPLEGGYTSIPINQVWLNSGPLKQAQDINILYLLRLDPERLLMPYRREAGIATSASSYPNWESEGLDGHIGGHYITALAISYAATGNEQILNRLNTMIDALEQVQNAHGDGYIGGIPGGRNHWNDLAGGNISVGGFGLNNMWVPWYNLHKVFAGLRDAHVYAGHPKALNMLIKLSDWAINLTAGLSDNQMQTMLLCEHGGMNEVLADVYALTNNSMYLDAARRFSHQSILNPLLNNTDDLTGKHANTQIPKVIGYERIGSLASDTSWVNASAFFWSTVVNERSVTIGGNSVAEHFHDKNNFDSMVTDIEGPENCNTYNMLKLSRALYRHAGELRYIDYYEQALFNQILSSQHSSHGGLVYFTPMRPDHFRVYSKHDECMWCCVGSGIENHGKYGEMIYAQNSDNFLVNLFVASDVSWKNGIHFRQDTNFPDGDTSTITVCGRGDFTMSIRYPEWVEAGTMTILLNGAPFNIAESPGQYIPIRRTWKDGDTVELRFPMRTTAKQLPDGLNYYSIMHGPIVLAAATNPYPDETLDFVAGSARMDHSPRKGLLAKLNESPVMIGYGSDFLNSITPVSGSPLTFTLSPSAYNKDSALTLKPFFRIHDSRYSVYFAQYTPQDWAVVEAELEEQAEAEAALEAITLDKLQPGQQQPESDHYIESQNSNTGIHLNRYWRDAKGFFSYQLDPKGVTSTTLRVTYFGNDSGRTFDILVNDTLLTTQKLTGGKGDVFFDVDYNIPSSMIGNGSLFRVKFQAHSGSTAGGVFYVRLIRN, encoded by the coding sequence ATGACAAAAAATAATACGCTTATGAATGGCCGCTACATTATTTATTCCAGATTCAGCGGTCTGGCAATGGATGTTGAAGGAAAAAGCTCATCAAATGGTGCCAATGTCTGGCAGTGGCAATATTTGGGTGGCAGCAATCAACAGTTTGATATCGAGCACGTTGGTAATAATTATTATTCCATTCGTGCGGCACACAGTGGTAAGTCCCTTGACGTCTATAACTTCAGTAAAGAGCCCGGTGGCGAGATTCGTCAGTGGGATTATTGGGGGGGCGATAACCAATTATGGTCAATCGAAAGTTCCGGCGACGGTTACTTTACCATTGTTTCCAAACTCAGTGGCCTTGCGCTGGATTTATACCAACATAGTGAAGTAAACGGTGGCGATATTCGGCAGTGGACACCATTGAACAGCAGCAACCAGCAATGGAGTTTGATTCCTGTTGTTAACAGAATGCCGTTAGAAGGCGGGTACACATCGATTCCGATTAATCAGGTATGGCTGAATTCCGGACCGCTTAAACAAGCACAGGATATTAATATTTTGTACTTACTGCGGCTGGATCCCGAGCGGTTGTTAATGCCGTATCGTCGCGAAGCAGGCATTGCCACGTCGGCCAGTTCATATCCGAACTGGGAAAGTGAAGGTCTGGATGGGCACATCGGCGGCCATTACATAACCGCATTGGCTATCAGTTATGCCGCTACAGGTAACGAACAGATTCTCAACCGTCTGAATACAATGATCGATGCACTGGAGCAGGTGCAGAATGCGCATGGCGACGGTTACATTGGCGGAATTCCCGGTGGCCGTAACCATTGGAATGACCTCGCCGGGGGGAATATCTCAGTGGGTGGTTTTGGTCTGAATAATATGTGGGTACCATGGTATAACCTGCACAAGGTTTTTGCCGGTTTACGGGATGCTCATGTATATGCCGGTCACCCAAAAGCATTGAATATGCTCATCAAACTCAGTGACTGGGCCATTAATTTAACAGCGGGTTTAAGCGACAACCAGATGCAAACCATGTTGCTGTGCGAGCACGGTGGGATGAATGAAGTGCTGGCGGATGTATACGCGCTGACCAACAACAGCATGTATCTCGATGCAGCTCGTCGATTTTCTCATCAAAGCATCCTGAATCCACTTCTAAACAATACGGATGATCTGACCGGTAAGCACGCTAATACACAAATTCCAAAAGTGATCGGTTATGAACGCATCGGGTCACTGGCTTCAGATACTTCCTGGGTGAATGCATCGGCATTTTTCTGGAGTACCGTTGTCAATGAACGATCAGTAACCATCGGTGGTAACAGCGTTGCTGAACATTTTCACGATAAAAATAATTTCGATTCGATGGTAACCGACATTGAAGGACCGGAAAACTGTAACACTTATAACATGCTGAAGTTGAGCAGGGCTTTGTATCGCCACGCCGGAGAGTTGCGTTACATCGATTATTATGAACAGGCGTTGTTCAATCAAATTCTGTCTTCTCAGCACAGCAGCCACGGCGGACTGGTTTATTTTACGCCGATGCGTCCTGATCACTTCCGCGTCTATTCAAAGCATGACGAATGCATGTGGTGTTGTGTCGGTTCCGGCATCGAAAACCACGGTAAATACGGAGAAATGATTTACGCCCAAAATAGCGATAATTTTTTAGTAAACCTGTTTGTTGCCTCTGATGTCAGTTGGAAAAACGGTATTCATTTCCGTCAGGATACCAACTTCCCGGACGGCGACACCAGTACCATAACGGTATGTGGGCGCGGCGATTTTACCATGAGCATCCGCTATCCTGAATGGGTAGAAGCGGGTACCATGACCATTCTGCTGAATGGTGCGCCGTTTAATATTGCTGAATCACCAGGGCAGTACATTCCTATTCGACGGACATGGAAAGATGGTGATACGGTTGAACTTCGTTTCCCAATGCGAACCACAGCGAAACAATTACCGGACGGATTGAATTACTATTCGATTATGCACGGCCCAATTGTGCTTGCCGCTGCCACAAACCCATACCCGGATGAAACACTTGATTTTGTTGCAGGCAGTGCACGAATGGATCACAGCCCGCGTAAAGGTCTTTTAGCAAAACTGAATGAATCTCCGGTTATGATTGGTTACGGTTCCGACTTCTTAAACAGTATTACGCCGGTCTCAGGATCCCCGTTGACCTTTACACTTTCGCCATCGGCTTACAATAAAGACAGTGCGTTGACATTGAAACCATTTTTCCGGATTCATGACAGCCGTTATTCTGTTTACTTCGCACAATATACACCGCAGGATTGGGCGGTCGTTGAAGCAGAGCTTGAAGAGCAGGCGGAAGCAGAGGCAGCATTAGAAGCCATTACGCTTGATAAATTGCAGCCGGGGCAACAACAGCCGGAATCGGATCACTATATTGAAAGCCAGAATTCCAATACCGGCATTCATCTGAACCGGTACTGGCGCGACGCCAAAGGTTTTTTCAGTTATCAGCTGGACCCGAAGGGCGTAACAAGCACAACCTTAAGAGTGACCTACTTTGGTAACGACTCTGGTCGAACGTTTGATATTTTAGTCAACGATACCTTACTCACCACACAAAAATTAACAGGTGGTAAAGGTGACGTGTTCTTTGATGTCGATTACAACATTCCGTCGTCGATGATCGGTAATGGAAGCCTGTTTCGCGTTAAATTTCAGGCACATTCAGGTTCTACTGCTGGTGGAGTATTCTATGTTCGATTAATTCGAAACTGA
- a CDS encoding LemA family protein has protein sequence MFIISIIKAMTLSISVSETVLPIGNAIKEQSLYLDMLVFMIRDLSIETHGSGDMDISILILSLVLFVLLNLSILFIAVYNRIVRNTNSVQRGWAAVVSFEQQKVKIISNLERTLKGYLSHESSVFKQITQLRSAIPSLSTDSTDTDTLSAIEKQSREVVQGLNVAVENYPDLKASAVCTTVMKELTDQEEEVGAAIRAFNQTVEVFNNSLQIFPNNIVNVLLNRQKRIKPYQDPNTDAVFSYTPF, from the coding sequence GTGTTTATAATTTCTATAATCAAAGCGATGACCTTATCAATTTCGGTTAGCGAGACTGTACTTCCCATAGGAAATGCGATAAAAGAGCAGTCGCTTTATCTGGACATGCTTGTTTTCATGATCAGGGACCTGTCAATAGAAACACATGGTAGTGGTGATATGGATATATCAATCTTAATTCTCTCTCTTGTACTGTTTGTCTTATTAAACCTTTCAATTTTATTTATTGCTGTTTATAACCGCATAGTCAGAAATACCAACAGTGTCCAAAGAGGTTGGGCGGCGGTTGTCAGCTTTGAACAACAAAAAGTCAAAATCATTTCAAACCTCGAAAGGACCTTAAAAGGCTATCTGAGCCATGAAAGCAGCGTCTTTAAACAGATCACCCAGTTGCGATCAGCCATCCCCTCTTTAAGCACAGACAGTACCGATACGGATACCCTGTCTGCGATTGAAAAGCAGAGCCGGGAGGTTGTACAAGGTTTGAATGTTGCTGTTGAAAACTATCCTGACCTGAAAGCTTCTGCAGTCTGCACGACAGTCATGAAGGAGCTGACAGATCAGGAAGAAGAAGTAGGCGCAGCGATAAGGGCATTTAATCAGACGGTTGAAGTATTCAACAACTCGTTGCAGATCTTCCCGAATAATATAGTTAATGTGCTCCTTAACCGTCAAAAACGGATTAAGCCTTATCAAGACCCAAATACAGACGCAGTCTTTTCCTATACACCATTCTAG
- a CDS encoding class I SAM-dependent methyltransferase — protein MFKTLEEINLRPKIFGAYTAESLWSDSHRAKQMLTFHLNEHIDVSSRNHKFIESSIEWMKEEFALNIGSKICDFGCGPGLYTSKFARLGADVTGIDFSASSIEYANEKASELGLNIKYINANYLDVSLPTQYDLITMIMCDFCALNPKQRASLLAKFSDLLSHSGKLVMDVYSVSSFDAKEEVSGYERNHLNHFWYQEDYYCFSNTFKYEEEKVILDKYSLFTQSGKSEVVYNWLQCFSLETLKQELANAGLRVQAVYSDVCGNNYNPNLTEFAVVVERNI, from the coding sequence ATGTTTAAAACACTTGAAGAAATAAACTTACGACCAAAAATTTTTGGCGCTTATACAGCTGAATCGCTATGGTCGGATAGTCATAGAGCCAAGCAAATGCTTACTTTCCATCTAAACGAACATATTGATGTTTCGTCCAGGAATCATAAATTTATAGAGTCCTCTATAGAATGGATGAAAGAGGAATTTGCTCTCAACATTGGTTCTAAAATATGTGATTTTGGTTGCGGGCCTGGGCTATATACATCGAAATTTGCTCGCCTGGGAGCCGATGTAACAGGAATAGATTTTTCTGCCAGCTCAATTGAATATGCGAACGAAAAGGCATCTGAACTGGGTTTGAATATCAAGTATATAAACGCCAATTATTTAGATGTCAGTTTACCAACGCAGTATGACCTCATAACAATGATTATGTGTGATTTCTGCGCTCTCAATCCAAAGCAAAGAGCATCGCTTTTAGCTAAGTTTAGTGATTTGCTTTCTCATAGCGGAAAATTGGTTATGGACGTATATTCGGTAAGCTCATTTGATGCAAAGGAAGAAGTATCAGGGTACGAAAGGAACCATTTAAATCATTTTTGGTATCAGGAAGATTATTATTGTTTCAGTAACACCTTTAAATACGAAGAAGAGAAAGTGATTTTGGATAAGTACTCATTGTTTACGCAATCCGGAAAGTCCGAAGTTGTGTACAATTGGCTTCAGTGTTTCAGTTTGGAAACATTGAAGCAGGAGCTGGCAAATGCTGGATTGAGAGTGCAAGCGGTGTACTCAGATGTCTGCGGAAACAACTATAACCCAAATCTAACTGAGTTTGCTGTTGTAGTGGAAAGAAACATATAG
- a CDS encoding DUF5071 domain-containing protein produces the protein MRIIPNSKSDDEACENLSRVTDAEIIPYIYELLEWLQDINWPVAQHVAERLSKLGLELVEPILVVLNGTDEVWKYWIVSHLLYMVNDQVYQSLELKLRRMKSQPTQSEIKEEVYEAVCELLYTQKQV, from the coding sequence ATGAGAATAATTCCAAACAGTAAAAGCGATGATGAAGCCTGTGAAAACCTGAGTAGAGTAACTGATGCCGAGATCATTCCGTATATTTATGAGCTATTAGAATGGTTACAGGATATTAACTGGCCCGTCGCCCAACATGTGGCAGAGCGCCTTTCAAAACTGGGATTAGAGTTAGTCGAACCAATCCTGGTCGTACTAAATGGCACTGACGAGGTATGGAAATACTGGATTGTTTCTCATCTGCTATACATGGTGAACGATCAGGTCTATCAATCGTTGGAACTTAAATTACGCAGAATGAAGTCACAACCAACGCAGAGCGAAATTAAAGAAGAAGTATATGAGGCTGTATGTGAGTTGCTTTATACGCAAAAACAGGTATAA
- the blaOXA gene encoding class D beta-lactamase, which yields MNKLLVFICFISMNVFSKEVDLENIFSSSPAEGTIVIENLDGSTRYVYNETRANTQLAVASTFKIPNTLIAVDENLVSGKFSIFEWDGTEYDIKEWNQDLTLASAFRVSCVWCYQDIAKKVGAEKYKDYIKAMNYGTLPDKFDLQNFWLDGTLKLTAFEQINFLKRLYHHELPFSPKAFIVLKDIMLVENTENYSLFAKSGWARRVESPVGWYVGYIENNTGTWFFATNLAVEDSKQLYLRKQITMNALKSAGII from the coding sequence ATGAACAAACTACTGGTATTTATCTGTTTTATATCCATGAATGTTTTCAGCAAAGAGGTAGACCTCGAGAACATCTTTTCCAGCTCCCCGGCAGAGGGAACGATTGTCATTGAAAATCTGGATGGCTCTACAAGGTATGTTTACAACGAAACACGGGCAAATACCCAGCTCGCTGTCGCTTCAACATTTAAGATACCCAACACCCTCATTGCCGTGGACGAGAACCTGGTGTCAGGAAAATTCAGCATCTTCGAGTGGGATGGAACAGAGTATGATATTAAGGAGTGGAATCAAGACCTGACACTCGCCTCTGCGTTTCGGGTCTCATGCGTATGGTGCTACCAGGACATCGCCAAAAAAGTCGGGGCAGAAAAATATAAAGACTATATAAAAGCTATGAATTATGGCACCTTGCCAGACAAATTTGATCTGCAAAACTTCTGGCTGGATGGCACACTAAAACTAACGGCTTTTGAACAGATTAATTTTTTAAAACGCTTATACCACCATGAACTCCCCTTCAGCCCAAAAGCATTTATTGTGTTAAAAGACATTATGCTCGTAGAAAACACTGAAAATTATTCGCTGTTTGCCAAAAGCGGCTGGGCACGCAGAGTGGAAAGTCCTGTCGGTTGGTATGTGGGCTATATTGAAAACAACACCGGCACTTGGTTTTTCGCGACCAATTTAGCGGTGGAAGACTCAAAACAGTTGTACCTTAGAAAACAAATAACCATGAATGCACTAAAAAGTGCTGGGATCATTTAA
- a CDS encoding HEPN domain-containing protein, with product MKTSLDHLPESKQQELHTISTILRDTLEDYLQGKTKRKTEYRILKIILFGSHAKGNWVNDPENGYISDYDILVIVNKPALVDEDIVWQRAEEQIGRKVSSAPLGLIVHDLEDVNNRLHQGHYFFKDIRDEGIELYAATPRPLATPGNLSEEERREIAQQYYEQWTASADDFYVCYELMMQKSHLKTAAFHLHQVAEKALSCTLLTCTSYLPKTHNIEKLQHLCIQIDPEFTGLFPLDTKFHRRSFRRLQRAYVEARYSLHYEITEEELKYLESEVNKLKALVEKVCQTRLV from the coding sequence ATGAAAACCAGTCTTGACCATCTGCCGGAATCCAAGCAGCAGGAACTGCACACCATATCGACGATCTTGCGCGATACGCTGGAGGATTACCTGCAGGGCAAGACGAAGCGCAAAACCGAATACCGGATTCTGAAAATCATCCTGTTTGGCAGTCATGCCAAGGGCAACTGGGTGAACGATCCAGAGAATGGCTATATCAGTGATTACGATATTCTGGTGATCGTGAACAAACCGGCACTGGTTGACGAAGATATCGTCTGGCAGCGGGCAGAAGAGCAAATTGGCCGCAAAGTCTCGTCAGCGCCCCTGGGTCTTATCGTGCATGACCTGGAAGACGTGAATAACCGGCTGCATCAGGGTCATTATTTCTTCAAAGACATCCGTGACGAAGGCATAGAACTGTATGCTGCGACACCAAGGCCATTAGCAACACCCGGCAACCTCAGCGAAGAAGAACGGCGAGAGATTGCTCAGCAATACTATGAGCAATGGACAGCGAGTGCCGACGACTTTTACGTTTGTTATGAATTGATGATGCAAAAGTCCCATCTCAAAACAGCAGCATTTCACCTTCATCAGGTCGCAGAAAAAGCGCTCTCCTGTACATTGCTGACCTGTACCAGCTACCTCCCCAAAACCCATAATATCGAAAAACTTCAACATCTCTGCATACAGATCGATCCGGAATTTACCGGCCTCTTCCCACTCGACACAAAATTCCACCGCCGCAGTTTCCGCCGCCTGCAACGCGCCTACGTCGAAGCCCGCTACTCACTGCATTATGAAATCACAGAAGAAGAACTGAAGTACCTGGAATCCGAAGTCAACAAACTCAAAGCGCTGGTCGAAAAGGTTTGCCAGACTCGGTTGGTTTGA
- a CDS encoding glycosyl hydrolase family 28-related protein, producing MKAEIQRRTFIKGCAAVSLMPMLSNPLLAAVWNESNGTDFNIVSFGAVGDAATDCTAAIQQAIQACHQAGGGRVIIPEGKFLSGSLELFSHVNLHFQDEAELIFNANTSSVSTAMIRASQQQQIAITGHGTLDAKANQPGWWYGMGYQPDTQQTNVLAAVLDITDCQNVAFEDVSIRNAPAWLIRPKQSQRVEISNVICV from the coding sequence TTGAAAGCAGAAATCCAAAGAAGAACCTTTATTAAAGGTTGTGCAGCGGTGTCTCTGATGCCTATGTTATCGAATCCACTATTGGCAGCAGTCTGGAATGAGAGTAACGGAACAGATTTTAATATTGTTTCTTTCGGAGCTGTTGGTGATGCAGCTACCGACTGTACGGCTGCCATTCAACAGGCAATACAGGCCTGTCATCAGGCAGGCGGCGGGCGGGTTATTATTCCTGAAGGCAAGTTTCTCAGCGGCTCGCTTGAGTTATTCTCTCATGTCAACCTGCATTTTCAGGATGAAGCAGAGCTGATTTTCAATGCCAATACATCATCTGTCTCAACAGCTATGATACGGGCTTCACAGCAACAGCAGATTGCCATTACCGGCCACGGTACGCTTGACGCCAAAGCCAATCAACCGGGCTGGTGGTATGGCATGGGGTATCAACCTGATACTCAGCAGACCAACGTACTGGCAGCAGTACTAGATATTACTGACTGTCAGAACGTTGCATTTGAAGATGTGTCCATTCGCAACGCACCTGCCTGGCTTATCAGACCAAAACAAAGTCAGCGGGTTGAAATCAGTAATGTGATATGTGTTTAA
- a CDS encoding LemA family protein, whose protein sequence is MFIISITKVMTLSISVSETVLPIGNAIKEQSFYLDMLICMIRDLSIETHGSGDMDISILILSLVLFVLLNLSILFIAVYNRIVRNTNSVQRGWAAVVSFEQQKVKIISNLEKTLKGYLSHESSVFKQITQLRSAIPSLSTDSTDTDTLSAIEKQSREVVQGLNVAVENYPDLKASAVYTTVMKELTDQEEEVGAAIRAFNQTVEVFNNSLQIFPNNMVNALLNRQKRIKPYQDPNTDAVFSYTPF, encoded by the coding sequence ATGTTTATAATTTCTATAACCAAAGTGATGACCTTATCAATTTCGGTTAGCGAGACTGTACTTCCCATAGGAAATGCGATAAAAGAGCAGTCGTTTTATCTGGACATGCTTATTTGCATGATCAGGGACCTGTCAATAGAAACACATGGTAGTGGTGATATGGATATATCAATCTTAATTCTCTCTCTTGTACTGTTTGTCTTGTTAAACCTTTCAATTTTATTTATTGCTGTTTATAACCGCATAGTCAGAAATACCAACAGTGTCCAAAGGGGTTGGGCGGCGGTTGTCAGCTTTGAACAACAAAAAGTCAAAATCATTTCAAACCTCGAAAAGACCTTAAAAGGCTATCTGAGCCATGAAAGCAGCGTCTTTAAACAGATCACCCAGTTGCGATCAGCCATCCCCTCTTTAAGCACAGACAGTACCGATACGGATACCCTGTCTGCGATTGAAAAGCAGAGTCGGGAGGTTGTACAAGGTTTGAATGTTGCTGTTGAAAACTACCCCGATCTGAAAGCTTCTGCGGTCTACACAACAGTCATGAAGGAACTGACAGATCAGGAAGAAGAAGTAGGCGCAGCGATAAGGGCATTTAATCAGACGGTTGAAGTATTCAACAACTCGCTGCAAATCTTCCCGAATAATATGGTTAATGCGCTCCTTAACCGTCAAAAACGGATTAAGCCTTATCAAGATCCAAATACAGACGCAGTCTTTTCCTATACACCATTCTAA